The Macaca nemestrina isolate mMacNem1 chromosome 17, mMacNem.hap1, whole genome shotgun sequence genome contains the following window.
GGCTGAGGTCAGGGAAAACCCATGGATGCTCTGATGCTGGTCCTGGGTCTCGGGATTGACAGTGATGAGGAATTTGGGGGCACACATGAGTGGGGAAGCCAGGCCTGGCCAGAGAAGCAACACATATGTGCACAGAACTGTTTACCCACATACACGTGTGCACGCACGTGTGCAAACACATTGCAGGCAGGCATGTAGCCGCCTCAGGCAGTGGAGGACCCTGACTCTGGGCCCTGCTGACCCGGGCAAGTCCCCATTGTGATGCGTGCCATGACCTCAGAATGTCACTGGTGCTTAGCACCAATCCGCTCTCAGGCCTGCCTCTGTGTTCTACGGCAGTTACCCACGCACAGTGGTATCAGCTACACACGCACAGGGGTATCTGTGAACACTTTTGTGGACTCAAAGGTTTTCTACCCGAGAGGCATAACGCAGGCCAGCTGATTCGTCAGAATCAGGTGAGTGTGTCCTGCTGTCTTCCCTCCAGGCTGACGGAAACAGTGGCTATGCTGACTTGGGGACAGTGGCTATGCTGTGGGTGGTGTTGGCCTCTGGGCAGCTACCGAGGAGGGTCATCCCTGAGCACTCACCGGTCGCCCGTTCTACACTGCTCGTGTAGACGCTTGGCTCTTTCGTCCTCATGGTGGCTTCATAGAGTGAGTGCCATTCCCTAGTGTACCCATTCGACATGTGAGACGTCTGGGGTCAGAGAGGCGGTAACCGGCCTGAGAATCCAGACAGGACCCTGGGTTTTGCTCTCAGCCTTGCTGTGCGCCGTGCTGGAATTCAGGCCTGAACCCTGTGACCTCCCTGCCCTAGATCCCAAGTCTTCCCAGTTTTCCCATCCCGACGGGGCAGAGCCTGGTCCTGGCAGAGTCACTGGGATAGATCCACTGTAGGTGTGGTGGATAGGAGGGTCCTCAGAACACCTCTGTGCTCTAAGCTGGGTCCTGATGGTGGCTGTGGGCCTCACTGAACACACATGGTCCCTTGTCCGGGGGAACCTTCTGTCCTTGGGCACTTGTGGAAAATGAAGGCCCCCTGGAGGGCTGGCTGGGGGGGAGACCATCTTCCCTTCTGTTCAAAGGGGTCCAGGCACTGGGGTTCCCTCCAAGTATTTCTTGCTCTGTCTGGTCCTCTCGAGGCCTTGCCCTCCTTTTGCCCCGAGTGTTCCCAGGAGGAATTGTCCATCCAGGTGTTCTCCAGGACCAAGGACCCACGGTCCTTCCTCAGTGACCCAGGAAAATGAAGCCCCTTCTGTAGGGACAGCTCAGAATGGTGGAGTCCACAGTCTCTCCCCGAGTGAGGGTTTCCATTAGCACAATAGATCATTTTCATCCCCCAAACTGAACACCCTCCTGCTCAACTGGCATTATTCCTAAAGTGGCTTCTCTGTTCAGACTGAAGGGCCACGGGAGCCAAAGTGATGAGCGGAGAAGAACAGAGCAGTCAGGAGAGATCTTGATCCCTGTAGAAAACTGGGCATCTCTGTGGTCCCTGAGCATCCCAGGAGGCCGATTTTACAGAGACCTCTGGTCGCTGACCTCAGTCTCCCTCCACATCCCTGGAATAGCCCATCATGGGCCCTTCGCCCTTGGCAGGTGGACACCATTCAACCTGCTGGGGCGGATGTGTCCCCATTTCATGGCATTTAGGGATGACGAGACTCTCTGTCCAGGTCCCACTGTCCTTAAGTCCTTGGGATGATGCCCACCCCTGCTTGGGGCTTGACACTCCAGAGACTCGTGCAGTTGTGAGACAATGGGTCTGGCCCCTTTTTACCTGGGGACGGTGGTGGAATGGAGGTTACCCAGCCAGCCAGCATCTGGGAGCCCGATGGGAGCGgttcaggttttctctgaggcTCTCGGGTACAATGTAACTTTTAGATGATTTTTGGCTCACAGGATGGAAATCGCAGAGGATGCAGATAGTTTGTGGGCACAGGAGCGAGAGAACATCATTATGAACTATGAGAAGGTACAGGTCGGTCTGCTCCTTGGAGGGAGGCCTCTTCCAGTGCACCCTGGTCAAAGGGTCCTGGGCTCCCTAGGAGCACAGGGTGGGCACGGGTGGCCACTACCTCCAGGCCCGTGCACTCTTTACCTTGGACCCTTCACCAAGGCTCCCTCTGGGTTACAGGGACACCGAGGTGAGCTGCCAGAGGACATGGGGCCTGAGCCTGTTGGAATCTACAGCAGCATTGATCGCTTTGGCATTGTGCAGTGAGTCCTCTGTGCTCCCCTCACCCCTAAAGCACCTGTCTCAGCTCAGGGATGGGTTTGCTttcagaaaggcctttctgaggCAGGACTGTCTCGCCGGGTCAGGCCAACCTCCTTTCCAGGGTCAGAACTCCTCCCTGGCTCCCCTGCAGGTCCAGCCCGAGGTTGCTGTTAGGCCAGAGGTGCGGGACCCATCTAGGGAGCGGGTGGGAATGGAGACTGGGCTAGGTCAGGCCCCTGGACTCTCAGCAGTTCTGTCCACAAGTCAGCACAAGAGGAGCGGGGCAGCCTGAGGGTCTGGCCCTCTCTACTTGGAGACAACCCCAGTGAGATCCATGTGTTGTGGCCACAGGGTGAGGGGACGCCTGGCTTAGCCTCAGGGCTGTTGTCCAGCGGGTCTCTGAGGGTCCACCTGCCCCTGTCTTCCCTCATTTCCCTAGAGCTGCAGTCCTCACTGCCCCCATCAGGAAGATGGAAAGGCATGGAGACAGTGGGGGCTGTGGCCCTAGAGGAACAGGGGAGAAGACGGGCAGGGCCCTGTTCTGGGCATCTCATATTAAGGTCAGGGAGGTGGCAGGGCTTGTGGCTAAAGACCCTGGGTCTGGTGCTGGGGAAGGGATCTGGGTCCAGGTAAGAGGAGCCCAGACAGGAGTCCATCCCTTAAGGATCATAGGATGCAGAGACAGAGGATCCCAGGGGAGGTAGGGTGGGAGGGAGCTGATGAGCGGTGCCACTTCTGAAACGCAGGGTGTGTGGGTCaggtgcagggagaggcaggtggatgCTGGGAGGTCAGAACTTGCAAGGGCCTTGGGGCTGTCAAGTGGGATGGGCCCCTGGTACACCAGGAGTACACCGGGCAGGTCTCAGGGCAGGCTCCCTTGACCCTGGTGGGGTGATGTGGTCACTCCCTGAGGGACTCCTGTGAGGGCCCTGTCGCCCACCCTGGGCGGCCCCCATCCCGTCTCAGGCCTGACCTTTCTCAGCTCCAGCAGAAAGCACCACCTCCAGTCCAGGACAAGCAGCCCCATTATGCAGCCTGACCGCCCCCCACGCCAGGGGCCCCAGTAACCCCACCCAGGCTGGCCCCACACTTCTTCTTCTCCCAGGTCCTGCCCCTCCTGGGAGTCAGCCCCACAGGAAGGCCCTtgtcctcccttccctgtgtcttcTCCTGGGCTGAGCCCTGAGCTGGATACGGACAGAGCCTGTCCTTTCTGGGGGGTTGGCTCCCAGTCTAGGGCAGCTCCAGGCCCTGTGCAGGTCCTCAGTTCTGCCTGGGTTGTCTTACAGTGAGacagagctgcctcctgccactgctcCGGAGGAGAAGGTAAGAGCCTGATGCATGGGGGGGCTGGTCCAGGGGCGTGGGGACTGGGAGGGTGGTCGGTGAGGCAGAGGAGGCCGCTGGCCAGGGCAGTGGTGGGTGAGGGCAACACGCTATCACTGGGAGGGGCAGCAGTCCCTGCTGGATCTGACCCCAAGTTGCTGTAACTTGGGCAGTTTGATAAAATTCCAAAGTGAGAACCACAGTTGTGGCTTGGGGGTGGCTGCTGCCTGTATCAGGACCCCACCCAGAGGCTGGGACCTGACCTACAACTGGTGTGTCTGTGGCCTGAGGACCGCACGTCCCGGGGTCCCAAAGCCAGCCCACTGGTGCTCATTTGCTCAAAGGCTCTCAAACCTTAGGGTCTGCCATTCCCTGGTTCCCTCCAGCTGGGTCCACCAGGGCTCCAGAGCCCAAGATCCAGCATCCACAGGCGGCTCTGGGAAGCCTGGCAGCTCCCGTAACACCAACATTCCTCATTTGACAGCAAATGCGGCGGGAGATAACACGAAAGAGCAAGTGGATGGAAATGCTGCGACAATGGGAGACATACAAGAACAGTAAAAAAGTaatgtgtggagggagaggcccccGGAACCACTTTCTGCAGAGACAGGGGACAGGCACCCATGGCTGTGGCCTGGCACCGTCAGCCTCTCAGAGGGCGGGGGGCACACTGTCCTCACCCAGAGGACTGCAGGCCTGGTCGGTGGTTTGCCTGCCTATTCGTGCAAGCGTCACCTTGCTGGGAGGGAATCTGAATCTAGGGCTGGGACTACCCAGAGCTCAAGGCTAGAGATGTCCTGGTGAcccaaaggaaggaaaatgttcAGATCAGAGTCCCGACTCTGAGTGTCCATCCACTTTTTCAATCCTGGGAAGGGAGACTGTGTCCCAGCTTAATGTCACCTCTAACGAGGAATCACAGCGTCAAAACCAACCATTTCCAGAATCCTCGGGCTCTGGTCCTCACTGGGGTCGCCCCGTGGCCTGTGACACCAGGTTGTTTTCTGCCCACAGCTGAGAGATCGAGTATATAAGGGCATTCCCATGAACATCCGGGGCCAAGTGTGGTCAGTCCTGCTGAACATACAGGAAGTCAAGTCGAAAAACCCCAGAACATACAAGGTACGCTCAGCCAGAGCACAACAAACAGGACAGGCCGTGTCAGGGGCCCAGGTCTCCAGCTGGAGGGAGCATCAAGCCCAGCCTGGAGGGTGGGTGGGATGGTCAGATGCACATCCTGGGCACGGACGGTGACATAGTCACCACAGACAAACTCAGCTCTCGTGACCCTCCCCGGCTTCAGTAACAAGCCAAAAAGCAGCTTTGTGGAGAAGGaaaccttcctgctttccttccttcccggaGTGCTGACTGTGGGCCGACTGCCATTTGGGGCAGGGAGTCTTCCATCtgttctgaggctgcttcctccTTTTGGCCCTACCCTACAGGTCATGaaggagaagggcaagaggtCATCTGAACACATCCACCAGATCAACGTGGACATAAGCAAGACACTAAGGACTCACATCTTCTTCAGGGATCGATACGGAGCCAAGTAAGCCTATGGGAGCCACAGGATCACAGCAGACATGGAGTGAACGAAAGGGATGGGAGATTCCCCAGAGCAGAAGCCAGGGTCACCTAGGAGGGATGACAGAGCTGCCAAGAGCTCTCCTGGCCCAGGGAACAGCTGGCACCATGAAACAAGCGCCTCCCTGGTTCCAAGCCCTGGGCCAGACTGGAACACGTGGGGCCAGAACCCAGGAGGATCCTGAGGAGACAGAAGGCAGCAAACAAAATCATGCACAATGGTGAAAGGTGCTCTCCCGGACCCACGGGGACCCACGGTAGGACTCACGGGAGGGTGGCAGGACAGAGGGCCCTTGAGCCTCCTGAGGTAACAGTGACATCACCAAATGCTGGGGGAATTAGGGTCCTGGAAACTGTTATCCTTGTCTGCTGGGAACGTgacatggcacagccactttggcagCCAGTTGGGCAGTGGCTCACAAAGCTCAATGGACTTCAACCACGTGTCCCCAAAGTGTCTCAGATATTGAACGCACTGATTTGAAAACTGACATCCACATAAGATGTTCACTGATTAATTCATTGTCACTCATACACGGAGACGTCGGGGATGGCCTTCAACACGGGAATGGGGAGAGCAAGACCGGTCCTCCCTCCAAACGGAAGACCCAGTGAGAAAAGGGATCGAGCCAGTGATGGCTGGATGAATGTGGGTGGATCCTAGATGCATTTtgctgagggaaagaagccagcCCCAATAAGCTACCACGTAGGATTCCCCTTCCTGGGTCATTCTGGAAAAGACCAAATCATAGGGACTGAGAAGTAGTCTGGATGGCCAAGGGTTGACAGACtggggagaggctgggtgcaTAGGGGCCACCCTGGAGACTTGGAAGATGAAGGAGTCACTCCAGGAGGGGCTGGAGCGGTGGCCGGGAGACTCTGTCCATTGGTTTAGAACCGTGGAGGAACTGTACATCCAAAGACTGAACTGGTGTGTgtgcaaactgaaaaaaaaataaaatcattcagaGTGAAAAGGATCAGGCAAGCCACTGTACGACTGGGCTATCTGCATGTCACAGATGTggattttactgaaatatttcttcaaagGCTCTGAGAAGCTCACTGCTTATCTGGTGAATCATCTGAACCTGAAATGGGATTCGTTGTTAGGCTTTGTGGACAAAGTGAAACCAACGGCAtctgcacaaaacaaacaaaagcctcctttctctgtctcctaggcAGCGGGAACTATTCTACATCCTCCTGGCATATTCAGAGTATAACCCGGTGAGTATTCCCGGCAGTGACATTCCCGGGCAGTATTTCCCTATTCACAGGAGTGGGTGTCTGGTGGGGTGCCATCGCTTCTTTTAAGGTTAGTATGGACAAGGTGCTGAAGTGCCTGATGGACTTGGCTCTTGTCATGAAATGAATTTGCACCCTGAGGAAGCCTCTTCTTCAGAGGAAGCCTCCCCAGTCACCTCTGCCCTCTCCAATGCCATGAGTCCTCCCAGGTGACCTCAGTCCTCCCAGGTGATGTCCTTTCACAGTGACTCTGGCTCTTGCAGGAGGTGGGCTACTGCAGGTACCTGAGCCCCATCGCGGCCTTGTTTCTCCTGTATCTGCCTGAGGAGGATGCATTCTGGGCACTGGTGCAGCTGCTGGCCAGTGAGAGGCACTCCCTGCAGGGTAGGTGGACAGCTGCCCAAGGGACCTCATGCAGCCAGACCCAGAGACGGCCACCCTGGCCAGGTGATCTCGGCTTTCAGCCAAGGCACCTTCCTTGTGTAGCCAGCTCCTTGGGAGTCTTCAGGGTGTCTCTGCTGAGGGTCCCACAGGAGTCCGCGGCTGACCCCCAAAGCCCAAGTCAGACGCCTTTCATCCCCATCAGCGGAGGGCATCTCATCCTCCCCGTGGCCACCCTCTGTGTCCTGCTGCCACGCCCTCTGGCTCTGATTCTGTGCAGCTCACTCTCCCCTCACTGAGAGTCCTCCTGCCCTCCAGCTGCCCAGGCTCCTGCTGCCCAGGCTCCTGCTGCCCTTGGTGCCCACGAATGGGCCGACCAAGCCCAGGTGGCAGCATCTCCCCATCCTGTGTCCCCTGGCCCGACCCCACTTCCAGGAGACGACCAGGAAACCCAGAACCCGCCCTGTTCTGGCCGCCATGTGGTGGCCTCAAGTCAGGCTTGCCCTTTTTGcaccctggtccaggaggcctctAGGGAAACCTGCAGCCAGACTCCAGGGGATGTTCCTGACCCACCTCCCCAGGGCAAAGGCTGCATGGTGGGGTCACCAGATGGGAGGGTGAAAGGCCTTGCGGTTtgggggcctctccagctgcccagCTCTTCCAGCTGATGGCTCCACATCTTGGGGAAAGGCTCTGATTCCTTGATGGGCTGGGGTATTCTCAGGATTCCACAGCCCAAATGGCGGGACAGTCCAGGGGCTCCAAGACCATCAGGAGCATGTGGTCCCCACGTCACAACCCAAGACCATGTGGCGTCTGGTGAGTTTATGGCGTCTGGTGAGCAAGCTTGGGCTCTTCTCCAGAGGCCCTGCATCCCGTGGCGCTGGTGACTGGCTGAGTCCCAGCCACTGGCTGACCTGGGATGTCGGGTTCTCCATGGGCCGGGAGTTGGTCTATAGGACAGAGGCACAGGGATGGGGGCCCAGCTCCCGCAGAGCAGGGAAAAGGGCAGTGTGTCCACCGGGAGTGTGGGAAGGGGCCGGTGTTGTGGGGAGCCCTGGACACCGCCCAGTGTTCTGCACTAGGGGAAGGGTCTTCAGAGGCCCTGGAAGAGGGAGGTTTTTAGGGCAGCCCAGGGGGCCCTGAGCACCTCTGTTCCTCCCATCAGGACAAGGAAGGTCTTTGCGCGCAGGATTCCTCCTTAGGCTGGCTTCTCCAGATGTTGAATGACGGGGTAAGAAGGCACAGGGAGACCCTGACTCAGGGACCCTCCTTGCCCTGCAGTGCCCTGCTTCCCCAGCCCGGGGGTCTGGCTCACCCACAGCCCACAGGAGGCTCTGCCCACAGGGGGGTCCCCACAGGACACCCAAACAAAACCCTCTGCCCAAGGGGGGTCATCCCAGGGCAATAACTGGGACTCAGACCCCACCTTACAGGCAGACTGGGCCAAGACCTGACTTGGGAGGGATCAGGGAAGCCTCAAGCCCTGGGCAAGCCCCTCTCTCCAGGAGCCACACTCCCAATCCAATGAGTGCCCCCCATGAGGAGCTGCAAGACCTTGTCTGACCCAGCGCCCTGGAGGGCTCAGGAAACCCTCATGGGGAAGATCACTGACTCTGGGgactgaagccccagtgggctcaGCTCgagccaccagccccagcctggaaGGGCTACAGTCTCCCACACCTGCTATCCTCACAGATCTCTCTTGGGCTCATCCTGCGCCTGTGGGACGTGTATTTGCTGGAAGGAGAACAGGTGTTGATGCCGATGACAAGCATTGCCTTTAAAGTTCAGAGGAGTAAGTCTCCGTGTGCCCAGTGGGGCGTGGGGAGCCCTGGGGTCAGACCCCGATTTACCCGAGGGCAGCTTCCTCACACTGTCCTCATGATCCTCTGTTCTGGCCCAGAGGGAGGTCTGACCAGGTGGGCTGGGCAAGGCACAGTGACACCAAGCCCGCCCCCCACATGGCCCAGATGAAAGTCAGGAGTGTCCTGAGCACTTCCCTGCCCAGGTTGTCCCCCAGCCACAGTCTCCTGTGCACATCTGGACCCCTGGGGTGGCCACAGAAGGTTCTGGCACGGCTCAGTGGGAGACTGAAGTGGTCACAGGGTATCAGCTGTGCCCCCTCCCAGGGAACTCTCCTGGCCTGATGTCCCCCCTGTCCCTAGAGCGCCTCACGAAGACATCCAGGTCTGGCCTGTGGGCACGGTTTCGGAACCAGTTCTTCTATACCTGGGAGTTGGATGATGACTCTGTGCTCAAGCATCTTAGGGCCTCTATGAAGAAACTAACAAGGAAGCAAGGGGACCTGCCACCCCCAGGTGGGCTCCAGTGCCATGTCCCCTCCCATGTCACCCTCTGGGGCAGTCAATAGTGGGGGAGTGCCCGAGACCCGCAACCCTACTACCTGggccttcctcttcaccttttcttcctcctcttcctcctggactcTAAGAAAGTACAGGAGGCCCGCCGGTCCTCACGGCAGGCGCTCAGTGTGTGTGTACTGGATGTGTTGTGCCCGCAGGAGGAGGATGTGGGCATGACCCTCCAACAAGCCCCCTCCCACATTCCACAGTGTCTCTGTCGCCCCATCACAGGACCCTCTAGGGCACTAGATGAGCCAGACCCATTTGTGGGAAACCCCACCCCTCCCTGCAAGCACCCACAGCCTCAGACAGCAGCAGAGGCCCCTCACTGCTGCACGCTCCTCCAAGGTTGCCAGGACAACCagccttgagccagggagacaagggaatcgggtgtccctgaccccagagcactcagggaGAGGGCACAAGCGGGACCCCGGGTGAGAGCTAGAGCCAAGAATTCAGCCAGATGTGGGAACGCTCAGTCCTGGCATGGACTGGGcagcccaggagggcagagggtGACCCATGTCCGGGTCCAATCACCCACTGTGGAGATGGGTCCCCATGTGAGGTGGCAAAGGGCTGGGTGACATCCAAGTCCCTTCCCACCTGAGTTCTCATTGGGGGCTGTATCCCTGGCCCAATAGTCCTGGGACGAGGGTGTGTG
Protein-coding sequences here:
- the LOC139359536 gene encoding TBC1 domain family member 3B-like; amino-acid sequence: MEIAEDADSLWAQERENIIMNYEKGHRGELPEDMGPEPVGIYSSIDRFGIVHETELPPATAPEEKQMRREITRKSKWMEMLRQWETYKNSKKLRDRVYKGIPMNIRGQVWSVLLNIQEVKSKNPRTYKVRSARAQQTGQAVSGAQVSSWREHQAQPGGWVGWSDAHPGHGR
- the LOC139359535 gene encoding TBC1 domain family member 3D-like — protein: MKEKGKRSSEHIHQINVDISKTLRTHIFFRDRYGAKQRELFYILLAYSEYNPEVGYCRYLSPIAALFLLYLPEEDAFWALVQLLASERHSLQGFHSPNGGTVQGLQDHQEHVVPTSQPKTMWRLDKEGLCAQDSSLGWLLQMLNDGISLGLILRLWDVYLLEGEQVLMPMTSIAFKVQRKRLTKTSRSGLWARFRNQFFYTWELDDDSVLKHLRASMKKLTRKQGDLPPPAKLEQRFSAPRPVLASSGRTTLCKGDRQAPPGPPARFQRPIWLVSPPWAPCSSTSCPGGAVREDIYPVGTQDVPSPAPAQGRPQGSWRFLEWNSMPRLPTDLDIGGPWFPHYDFEQSCWVRVPSEQPEPASHSHFIFC